Proteins from a single region of Paenibacillus sp. BIHB 4019:
- a CDS encoding cob(I)yrinic acid a,c-diamide adenosyltransferase, which yields MRLYTRTGDSGETALIGGRVRKDDIRVEAYGTIDELNCFVGQAAAEAAQHEQLAEMAALLVDIQQELFDCGSDLAYARPGAPLKVTPEPAERLEQIIDVYITEAPEITRFILPGGSPLSSLLHVCRTVCRRAERRVVTLAADHPANPEVTKYLNRLSDFFFAAARVANAKLGVPDTEYVRSKEVFRKRKK from the coding sequence ATGAGATTATATACGCGTACGGGAGATAGTGGAGAAACGGCATTAATTGGAGGGCGTGTCCGCAAGGATGATATTCGGGTAGAAGCCTATGGCACGATTGATGAGTTGAACTGCTTCGTTGGGCAGGCGGCTGCGGAGGCTGCACAGCATGAGCAGCTTGCGGAGATGGCAGCGCTGCTGGTCGATATTCAGCAGGAGCTGTTCGACTGCGGATCTGACCTTGCTTATGCAAGGCCGGGAGCGCCGCTTAAAGTGACGCCGGAACCGGCAGAACGGCTGGAGCAGATTATTGATGTATACATTACGGAGGCGCCGGAAATTACTCGGTTTATTTTGCCAGGGGGAAGTCCGCTTTCTTCGCTGCTGCACGTATGCCGCACCGTATGCCGCCGGGCTGAGCGCCGCGTCGTGACGCTGGCTGCGGATCATCCGGCTAACCCTGAGGTGACGAAATATTTGAACCGCCTCTCAGATTTCTTTTTTGCAGCTGCACGGGTGGCGAACGCCAAGCTCGGCGTGCCGGATACTGAATATGTTAGAAGCAAGGAAGTGTTCCGGAAACGGAAAAAATAA
- a CDS encoding RluA family pseudouridine synthase, whose product MNTDGIMDIDANYYKPLLVVVRAEDAGMSVRALVERRLGVSRSLLSRLKLTEHGITVNEQRVYTTATVVEGDIIRIRMEKETSEDILPEPIPLQIVFEDEHLLILNKPPGIVVHPTHGHYTGTLANGVVYHWRERGEKVRFRPVNRLDEDTSGLVVVAKSPYIHQQLSDQLQADAITKRYAAFVYGVPPEQAGTINEPIDRDPDSPHVRIVTPDGYPSVTHYEIAAEYGEGAASLVRLRLETGRTHQIRVHMKYIGCPLIGDAMYGLPPAAGELCAAWEQAAGRQALHAEMLGLTHPMTGQWMEWRAELPEQLKLLKQLLEQKQESEPEAT is encoded by the coding sequence ATGAATACCGATGGAATAATGGATATAGATGCTAATTATTATAAGCCGCTGCTGGTCGTCGTGCGCGCGGAGGATGCGGGGATGTCCGTGCGCGCCCTAGTGGAGCGAAGGCTTGGCGTATCGCGCAGCCTTCTGTCGCGGCTTAAGCTGACTGAGCATGGAATTACGGTTAATGAGCAGCGCGTTTACACGACCGCGACGGTTGTTGAGGGGGATATCATCCGCATTCGGATGGAGAAAGAGACGTCGGAAGATATTTTGCCAGAGCCGATCCCGCTCCAAATTGTGTTTGAGGATGAGCATTTGCTCATTCTCAATAAGCCGCCGGGCATTGTCGTACATCCAACACATGGGCATTATACGGGAACACTGGCCAACGGCGTGGTGTACCATTGGAGGGAACGGGGCGAGAAGGTGCGTTTCCGCCCGGTAAATCGCTTGGATGAGGATACCTCTGGACTTGTCGTCGTTGCGAAAAGCCCTTATATTCACCAGCAATTATCCGACCAACTCCAAGCAGATGCGATTACGAAGCGATATGCGGCTTTCGTATATGGTGTTCCGCCCGAGCAGGCAGGTACGATTAATGAGCCGATTGACCGTGATCCAGATTCGCCGCACGTCCGGATTGTGACGCCGGATGGCTATCCCTCGGTCACTCATTATGAGATTGCGGCGGAGTATGGAGAGGGCGCTGCTTCGCTCGTACGGCTGCGGCTGGAGACGGGACGCACGCATCAAATTCGCGTGCATATGAAATATATCGGCTGCCCGTTGATAGGCGACGCGATGTATGGGCTGCCGCCAGCAGCAGGCGAGCTTTGCGCAGCGTGGGAGCAGGCAGCCGGCAGGCAAGCTCTGCATGCGGAGATGCTGGGCTTGACGCACCCGATGACGGGGCAGTGGATGGAGTGGCGCGCTGAGCTGCCGGAGCAGCTCAAGCTGCTGAAGCAATTGCTGGAGCAAAAGCAAGAAAGCGAGCCAGAAGCAACCTAA
- a CDS encoding arsenate reductase family protein, whose protein sequence is MSANTWQAGTITVYQYPKCGTCRNAVKSLQAKGNKLELKHIVEETPTAEQLKELVKLSGLELKKFFNTSGDVYRELGLKDKLASMNEDEQLALLASNGMLIKRPIATDGTKATVGFKEEQYVQEWNG, encoded by the coding sequence ATGAGTGCAAATACATGGCAAGCGGGGACGATCACCGTCTATCAATATCCCAAATGCGGAACATGCCGCAACGCGGTGAAATCGCTGCAGGCGAAAGGCAATAAGCTGGAGCTTAAGCATATTGTAGAGGAGACGCCGACAGCGGAGCAGCTTAAAGAGCTGGTCAAGCTCAGCGGATTGGAGCTGAAGAAGTTTTTTAACACCTCCGGCGACGTATATCGCGAGCTTGGACTCAAGGACAAGCTTGCTTCCATGAACGAGGACGAGCAGCTTGCCTTGCTGGCTTCGAACGGCATGCTGATCAAACGTCCGATTGCGACGGATGGCACGAAAGCGACAGTTGGTTTTAAAGAAGAGCAATATGTTCAGGAATGGAATGGGTGA
- a CDS encoding aminotransferase class I/II-fold pyridoxal phosphate-dependent enzyme gives MTTGKWRSNRLDELGSSIFAEVIQWKKQARASGMDVIDLDIGSPDKPPSEAVMQALGDAALRPNQYGYMGTRGSDAFRSTAAEWMAFRFGVQVDAESEMLSLMGSQDGLAHLAMAVCNSGDEVLLPNPGYPIYAGSLAIAGVKPIFYPLTAAGGFLPDVEAITEEEWRRARFILLNYPGNPVSAVADMALFDQVLDKARKYDVLVINDAAYSEMAFDGFEPPSILAADGAMELAIEIHSLSKSFNMAGCRIGFVTGNREAVGALRELKDNIDYGIFAAVQEAGVAALKEAMSKAAPPKVGQLYERRRDVFIEALRAGGWQVEKPKATMFIWAALPAMEWTHPDGPWTSRLIARELLEQTGVAVIPGEAFGSEGEGYVRLALVVDEARLLEAAERIGRFIRGEARVHQRSTT, from the coding sequence ATGACAACAGGCAAGTGGCGTTCCAATCGGCTGGACGAGCTAGGCTCTTCTATTTTTGCCGAGGTCATCCAGTGGAAGAAGCAGGCTAGAGCTTCAGGCATGGATGTCATTGATTTAGATATCGGCAGCCCGGACAAGCCGCCTTCAGAAGCTGTTATGCAGGCACTTGGCGATGCTGCGCTTCGCCCGAATCAGTACGGCTATATGGGCACGCGGGGAAGCGATGCTTTTCGCAGCACAGCAGCAGAATGGATGGCGTTTCGCTTTGGCGTGCAAGTAGATGCTGAGTCGGAAATGCTTTCTTTAATGGGCTCGCAGGATGGGCTGGCTCATTTGGCGATGGCGGTATGCAACTCGGGCGATGAGGTGCTGCTGCCGAACCCGGGCTATCCGATATATGCAGGGTCGCTTGCGATTGCCGGCGTAAAGCCGATTTTTTATCCGCTCACGGCAGCGGGCGGGTTTCTGCCGGATGTGGAGGCTATTACGGAAGAGGAATGGCGCCGTGCTAGGTTTATTTTGCTCAATTATCCAGGAAATCCGGTATCTGCTGTAGCCGATATGGCGCTGTTTGACCAGGTGTTGGACAAAGCTCGCAAATACGATGTGCTCGTAATAAACGATGCCGCCTATTCTGAAATGGCGTTTGACGGCTTTGAGCCGCCTAGCATTCTTGCTGCCGATGGGGCGATGGAGCTCGCAATTGAAATTCACTCTTTATCGAAGAGCTTTAATATGGCAGGCTGCCGCATCGGTTTTGTGACAGGCAACCGGGAGGCGGTTGGCGCACTGCGCGAGCTGAAGGATAATATTGATTATGGCATCTTTGCTGCTGTGCAGGAGGCAGGCGTTGCGGCGCTTAAAGAAGCGATGTCCAAGGCAGCTCCTCCTAAAGTGGGACAGCTGTATGAGCGCCGCCGCGATGTTTTCATCGAAGCGCTTCGTGCAGGAGGCTGGCAGGTGGAAAAACCTAAAGCAACGATGTTTATTTGGGCAGCGCTGCCGGCTATGGAGTGGACGCATCCGGATGGGCCTTGGACCTCGCGTCTGATTGCCCGTGAACTGCTGGAACAGACGGGTGTGGCGGTCATTCCAGGCGAAGCATTCGGCAGCGAGGGCGAAGGTTATGTGCGTCTGGCGCTTGTGGTGGACGAGGCACGGCTGCTTGAGGCAGCGGAGCGCATTGGCCGTTTCATTCGCGGTGAAGCGCGTGTGCATCAACGTTCAACAACGTAG
- a CDS encoding X2-like carbohydrate binding domain-containing protein, giving the protein MNQVLSKKKLFLLFLLALSLFLVSAIPASKVHAAATSESYQWKSVQINGGGYVPAVVYSTAQNGLLYARTDVGGAYRWNSSAKTWIPLNDNIGRSDVNDSGILSVAADPTNPNKVYLMTGLYYESWGSYGAFLASSDKGATWTRTPLPFKVGGNQLGRGTGERLQVDPNLPNVLFMGSNKDGLWKSVDSGATWNKVTSFPASGTTFVLFDPSSSSTGAATQRIIVGATNATAGSLYISNDGGNTWNSISGQPTSYVPMRIVMNGRNLYITYAGFGNPNSLGGPYDATSGAVYKYNLTSKAWSNITPLGTGITHGFSGISIDKQNPNNMLISTLCRYTPADEIYRTTDGGSTWKGILTTGIRSETKSPYPSLITGMTPHWITSVEIDPFDSNKAMFVTGYGTYLTENLKDSDNNQSVTWSFETVGMEETVPVELKSPTVGPYLFSGLGDVTGFRHDNLDVSPVNGPYNPQFSSNESLDYAELQSNIIVRTSKYTANGFVNGLISTDRGVTWKNFESEPPGVTNGGKIAINADGTNLLWSPVGMGVYVSIDLGKTWTASPGFAGTDLKPITDRVNPNKAYLYDPATGKVYISHNGGISFAASSASVPVLQSWLLADGVMKAVYGQEGHLWLTGGTGGLYRSSNSGASFSKVANVTEAYRLGFGKSAPSQTYPSVFITGIIDGVYGFYRSDDQGATWVRINDDQHQYGSIQDITGDPKVYGRLYVGTNGRGILYGDKSGYVDTNATLSPMTATFDPTQPSDIIVNMTLKSNMLNAVMNGTTLLVQGTDYTLSGSCLTVRSSYLQSLPSGTATLTFDMNNGIDPVLDIVVKSTANAPDTTTYNFESDLQGLTASNVTITRDIFKSYFGNASAKVSYSSSQTSTTPDVKLETSGLQPGDLVTYRIFVDSGSDANSLEFYGVHDGNQRVTLGTDTTFLKNWWFTYTYLVPDDWNDVEAFGFRVLGNGGGGSVWVDSVNVVHGATIAPMTAAFDRHTPNQADIAVTMTLNGTTLLGIKNTGVGLVQGTDYTVTGNNVTILKSYLAKQLAGTTSLTFDFNSGNDPVLHVQVSNSSVVTDTARYNFETGLHGWRVDQAIGTQDMTKAYAGETSLKLVYPTITSSITPNFSAAEGDLKPGDEITYHIFVDNNADLSALQFAAMHDGYIYTDISGGYIASPAKGQWLTYTFVLPNDWLEVNSVGLYLRGGSGGGTIWLDSVSVKSNAAFSPVTATFDKNAANQSDIALNLSLNGHALTAIKNGSSTLNEGVDYTVSGTTVTIKKSYLATQAMGTNQ; this is encoded by the coding sequence GTGAATCAAGTACTTTCGAAGAAGAAATTATTTCTACTATTTTTGCTTGCATTATCCTTATTTCTAGTTTCTGCAATTCCAGCGTCCAAAGTTCATGCAGCAGCAACCAGTGAAAGCTATCAATGGAAGAGCGTACAGATTAATGGAGGAGGCTATGTACCTGCTGTAGTCTACAGTACCGCGCAAAACGGATTATTATACGCTCGAACAGACGTTGGAGGGGCATATCGTTGGAATTCTTCGGCTAAAACCTGGATTCCGCTCAATGATAATATCGGAAGGTCAGATGTCAACGATTCAGGGATTTTAAGTGTCGCAGCGGACCCTACGAATCCGAACAAAGTTTATTTAATGACAGGATTATATTATGAGTCTTGGGGAAGCTACGGAGCTTTCCTTGCTTCATCCGATAAAGGAGCTACCTGGACTAGGACACCACTTCCATTTAAGGTAGGAGGAAATCAGCTAGGCAGAGGGACTGGCGAACGGCTTCAAGTCGACCCAAATCTTCCAAACGTGCTTTTCATGGGCTCCAATAAGGACGGATTATGGAAAAGCGTAGATTCCGGAGCAACATGGAATAAGGTAACAAGCTTTCCGGCTTCGGGTACAACCTTTGTTTTATTCGATCCATCGAGTTCTTCGACGGGCGCAGCTACTCAGCGAATCATTGTAGGGGCTACGAATGCAACAGCAGGAAGCTTATACATTAGCAATGATGGCGGAAACACATGGAATTCGATATCCGGACAGCCTACCTCTTACGTGCCAATGCGAATCGTGATGAATGGCCGCAATCTGTATATCACGTATGCTGGTTTTGGCAATCCTAATTCCTTGGGTGGTCCTTATGATGCGACAAGTGGAGCCGTATATAAATATAACTTAACATCCAAAGCATGGTCTAATATTACTCCGCTGGGAACAGGAATAACCCACGGATTCAGTGGAATCTCCATTGATAAACAAAATCCTAATAACATGCTTATATCGACTCTATGCCGTTATACTCCGGCCGATGAAATATACCGCACAACCGATGGGGGCAGCACGTGGAAAGGAATTCTAACGACTGGAATTCGCAGTGAAACCAAGTCTCCTTATCCAAGCCTGATTACAGGAATGACTCCACACTGGATTACCAGCGTAGAGATTGATCCTTTTGACAGCAATAAGGCTATGTTCGTTACAGGATATGGTACTTACTTGACTGAGAATCTTAAAGACTCGGATAATAATCAATCGGTTACATGGTCTTTCGAAACGGTTGGAATGGAGGAGACTGTACCGGTAGAATTAAAGAGTCCTACAGTTGGGCCTTATTTGTTCAGCGGACTGGGGGATGTGACTGGGTTTAGGCACGATAATCTTGATGTATCGCCTGTGAACGGTCCCTATAATCCTCAGTTTAGCAGCAATGAGAGTCTTGATTATGCCGAATTGCAATCCAATATCATAGTTAGAACTAGCAAATATACAGCCAATGGTTTTGTTAATGGTTTAATCTCGACAGACAGAGGGGTTACATGGAAAAACTTCGAATCGGAGCCTCCCGGTGTAACCAACGGCGGCAAAATTGCAATTAACGCAGATGGAACTAATCTTCTATGGAGCCCAGTGGGAATGGGGGTATACGTTTCTATAGATTTGGGTAAAACTTGGACTGCGAGCCCTGGCTTTGCCGGTACAGATTTGAAACCTATTACTGACAGGGTTAATCCGAACAAAGCCTATCTATATGATCCGGCTACCGGAAAAGTATATATAAGCCATAACGGTGGCATATCATTTGCAGCATCCTCGGCAAGTGTACCCGTTTTGCAGAGTTGGCTCCTGGCAGATGGAGTGATGAAGGCTGTATATGGGCAAGAAGGGCATCTTTGGCTGACTGGTGGAACGGGTGGACTTTACCGTTCAAGTAATTCGGGCGCTTCGTTCTCCAAGGTCGCTAATGTTACAGAAGCGTATAGGCTAGGCTTCGGAAAGTCTGCGCCTTCTCAAACCTATCCATCTGTTTTTATAACAGGAATTATCGATGGAGTATATGGCTTCTATAGATCAGACGATCAAGGGGCAACTTGGGTACGCATTAACGATGACCAGCACCAATACGGCAGCATTCAAGATATTACCGGTGACCCCAAAGTATATGGACGTCTCTATGTGGGAACGAACGGCCGTGGTATTCTTTATGGAGATAAGTCTGGTTACGTAGATACGAATGCCACTTTGTCGCCAATGACAGCCACTTTTGATCCAACTCAGCCATCCGATATTATAGTGAATATGACGCTAAAGAGCAATATGTTGAACGCGGTTATGAATGGAACTACTCTGCTTGTGCAAGGGACGGACTACACACTGTCAGGAAGCTGCCTTACGGTTAGAAGCAGTTATCTGCAAAGTCTCCCCTCGGGTACAGCAACATTAACTTTTGATATGAACAACGGAATAGACCCTGTATTAGATATTGTAGTAAAAAGCACAGCTAATGCGCCGGATACGACCACCTACAACTTTGAATCGGATTTACAAGGACTTACTGCTAGCAACGTTACAATTACGAGAGATATCTTTAAATCTTATTTTGGTAATGCTTCAGCAAAGGTTTCTTACTCTAGCAGCCAGACGTCTACGACTCCTGACGTCAAATTGGAAACAAGCGGACTACAGCCGGGGGATCTAGTGACATATAGAATTTTCGTAGATAGTGGATCAGATGCTAATTCATTGGAGTTTTATGGTGTCCATGACGGCAATCAGAGAGTCACTCTAGGTACCGACACGACTTTTCTGAAAAATTGGTGGTTTACGTATACGTATCTGGTGCCTGACGATTGGAACGATGTCGAAGCTTTCGGCTTTAGAGTTTTAGGAAATGGGGGTGGAGGCAGTGTATGGGTAGACAGCGTTAATGTCGTTCATGGCGCAACTATTGCGCCTATGACGGCTGCTTTCGACCGGCATACTCCCAACCAGGCTGATATTGCTGTAACAATGACACTTAACGGCACTACTTTGCTTGGTATTAAAAACACTGGTGTAGGGTTGGTGCAAGGAACCGACTATACCGTAACTGGCAATAACGTCACTATTCTAAAAAGTTACCTTGCCAAGCAGCTTGCTGGAACGACCTCATTGACCTTCGACTTCAACTCAGGAAACGATCCTGTTCTGCACGTACAAGTATCGAATTCCTCTGTTGTGACGGATACCGCTCGATATAATTTCGAGACTGGGTTACACGGGTGGAGAGTCGATCAGGCCATAGGGACACAGGATATGACGAAGGCGTACGCTGGGGAAACATCGCTGAAATTGGTTTATCCGACCATTACGAGTTCCATCACGCCTAATTTCTCGGCTGCAGAGGGAGATTTGAAGCCCGGCGATGAAATCACCTACCATATTTTTGTTGATAATAATGCAGACTTGAGCGCTCTACAGTTTGCGGCAATGCATGACGGTTATATCTATACAGACATTAGTGGGGGGTATATCGCAAGTCCTGCGAAAGGCCAATGGTTGACCTATACTTTCGTTCTTCCAAATGACTGGCTTGAAGTTAATTCTGTCGGCTTGTATTTAAGAGGCGGCAGTGGCGGCGGTACGATCTGGCTCGATAGCGTAAGTGTTAAGAGTAACGCAGCGTTCAGTCCGGTCACAGCAACCTTTGACAAGAATGCAGCAAACCAGTCTGACATTGCATTAAACCTGTCGTTAAAC